GCGAGCGGCGCGAGGCCCTTCGAGGAGCGCAGGGAGTTCGTGAGCGACAGGAAGCGGGCCTCGTCGGAGCCGGTGTCGGCGCGCGCCGTCGGCACCGCCATCACCATCGCCAACCCGGTGGCGACGAGCGTCGTCATCGCCCGTACGCGCTTCGACATCTCTCGACAGCCCCTTTGCCACGCCCGGCCCGGGGGGGACCCCTGGCCCGGCGACCACGCCCCGGTCTTCTTCGGTCACTCTCCGTATCGGCAGGAGGTCCCGACGGCCTTAGAAATCGCAGAACGTGGTCGGAGGGGCGTCCGGTGCCGGGAGTGTGCTGCACTCGTGGCGTGAACCTGGCCACGATCATCGACCCGCACCCCGACGACGCCGTCGCCCTCTTCGACCGGAGCCACACGACCACCTACGGCGAGCTCCGCCGCCAGACGGGCGAGCTGCGGGCCGGGCTCGTCCGCCTGGGGGTGGAGCCCGACGACCGGGTGGCGCTCCTGGCCCCCAACAACTGGTTCTACGTGGTGTCGTACCTGGCGGCGCTGGGGGCGGGTGCCGCGGTCGTGCCCCTCAACCCCGCGAGCACGACGGCCGAGATCCAGCGGCAGCTCGCGGCCACGGGCGCGCGGGTCGCGGTGGTGGGGCCGAGTGGCCGCGAGGCGTTCGCCGGCGTCGACCGGGCCGCGGCCGGGCTCGAGCACGTGCTCGCGCCCGAGGGCACCCGCATCGACGGCGCCCTGACCCTGCAGGACTACTTCGACGTGCCGGGCGAAGGCGCGTCACCGGACGCCGTCGATCGCGCGCCCGACGACATCGCCGCCCTGCTCTTCACCGCGGGGACGGCCGGCACGCCCAAGGCCGCCGTCCTGACGCACGGGAACCTGCTCGCAAACCTCGACCAGGTCATGCGTCACCCCGGGCTCGCCGACCGACCCGACGACGTCGTGCTCGGCGTCCTCCCGCTGTTCCACATCTTCGGGCTCAACGTCGTGCTCGGCCTTGCGCTGCACGGCGGAGGCGCGGTCGCGCTCGTCGAGCGGTTCGATCCCCTCAGCTGCGTCGAGACCATCCGCGCCCATGGCGTCACCGTCGTCGCGGGCGCGCCTCCGATGTTCGAGGCCTGGAGCACGGCTCGGGGCATCGATGCCGACGCGTTCCGCACCGTGCGCATGGCGGTCTCCGGGGGCGCGCCGCTGCCCGTCTCCGTCTCGGAAGCCTTCGAGGCCCGGTTCGGCATTCCGGTGTGGGAGGGCTACGGCCTCACCGAGGCAGCCCCGATCGTGACCACGTCACTCGTGGGCGGCGAGCCGCGCAAGGGCTCGATCGGCGTGCCGCTGGCCGGCGTCGAGGTCCGGCTGGTCGACTTCGAGGGCGAGGACGCGCTCGAGGGCGACTCCGGGGAGATCTGGGTGCGGGGCCCCAACGTCTTCCCCGGCTACTGGCACGACGAAGAGGCAACTGCGGCGGCGCTCACGTCTGACGGCTGGTTGCGCACGGGCGACATCGCCGTGGTCGACGACGACGGCTACCTCTTCATCGTCGACCGAGCCAAAGACCTCATCATCGTCTCGGGCTTCAACGTCTTCCCCACCGAGGTGGAGGAGGCGCTGCTCGAGCATCCCGGCATCGCCGCCGCGGCCGTCGTCGGCGTCGAACACCCGCACTCGGGTGAGACCGTGACCGCGTTCGTGGTCGCCGAGCCCGGCCGCCACCTCGAGGAGGACGAGGTGATCGAGTTCACGGCCGAGCGTCTGGCGCGTTACAAGTGCCCGACCAAGGTCACGTTCGTCGAGTCGCTGCCTCAGGGACTCGTCGGGAAGGTGCTGCGGCGGGCGTTGCGGACGGGCGCACGGCAGTAGCAGGTGTCGTCGGTCGGTACGGCTCGGGCGGTGGGCGCCGTCCCGTGGCGACGAGGAAGCCGAGGAAGAGGACGGTGATCCCGGCCACGAGCGTGACGGCGAAGGCCTCCATCTCATCGAGCACGGAGTTGAGTAGCCCGCCCGCGCTGAGCACGAGCGTGCCGGCCGCGATCAACAGGTTGGCGACGAGCATCGGCCCCCTCCGGAACCGCCACGCGCTCCAGGCCGCGCCGCCGATGACCACCATCGCCCCGCCCCCCGACGCGACGGCAGCGAGCACGCGTGGCAGCACGCCGAACACGTCCTGGCCCTGGGGGAGCTGGTGGACCGGCACGGGCGCGCGCAGCGGCGCCACCACCAGCACGCCGGCCGCGAACGCCCCGGCCAGGCTCACCCCGACCGCGCAGACGTCGCCCCGCCGCTGACCGCCGAGCAGGTACACCGTGCCGAGGGCGAGGAAGGGAACGTTGAGGATGGCGCCGAAGAGAAAGAACAGCCGGAACGACCACTCGTTCCAGCCGTTGGCCGCGCCCGCGAGGAGACAGCCCGCGCCGAGGCTGAACAACAGGAGCGAGACGCTCCACGCCAGCTCGTGGCGCCTGCGCCCGGCCAGCCAGCGCTCGAACGTGGCCATGGCGAAGCCCAGGGCAACCAGAGCGGCGCCCGCCGCGAGCGCGGACTGCATCGTCACGATCGAAGCGTAGAGGTCGGAGCCGATCTCGGGGGAGGCGGCGGGACCGGCCGGCCCCGGAGGCCACAAGCAGGACCGCGCTCGTGGCTTTGTGAAGCGACGCACGAGGCGCTTAGGATCCAACCCGTGCCGGACCGGCCAACGACCGAGCCGAGCGGGGCCGGAAGTGCGGTCGACGCGAGTGGCGACGGAATCGTCTCGCGCCGCTCCCGGCGCATCCCCGAAGCGACCGTGGCCCGGCTGCCCGTCTACCTGCGCAGCCTGGTCGAGGTGGCCGAGACCAACACGGTGACGATCTCGTCCGAGCGGCTGGCCGAGATGGCCGGCGTCAACGCGGCGAAGGTCCGCAAGGACCTCTCCTACCTCGGGTCCTACGGCACGCGTGGCGTCGGCTACGACGTGGAGTACCTGCTGTTCCAGATCAGCCGCGAGCTCGGCCTCACCCAGGACTGGCCGGTCGTGATCGTCGGCATCGGCAACCTCGGCCACGCGCTCGCCAACTACAAGGGCTTCTCCGCACGCGGCTTCCGGGTGGTCGCGCTGGTCGACGCGGACAAGGGGAAGGTGGGCGAGCAGGTGGGTGGCATCGCCGTGCGGCACCTCGACGACCTGCCCGCGATCGCGGCCGCGGAGGGAGTGGCCATCGGCATCGTGGCGACTCCTGCGAGCGCAGCGCAGGATGTCGCCGACCGCCTCGTCGCCGCCGGCGTCACGTCCATCCTCAACTTCGCCCCGTCGGTGATCTCGGTGCCGAGAGGTGTCTCGCTCCGCAAGGTCGACCTCTCGATCGAGCTGCAGATCCTCTCGTTCTACCAACAGCGCCGCGCCGGGCTGCCCACGTTGCCCGATCCTGCAGAGGCCGCGGGCGTCGTGTGAACGCGCGGCGGAGCCCGGCCGCCCGGGCGTTCAGGCGTGTCGTCCGCCCGTCGATGTCCGACTCATGAGTGGCATCACCCGGCCGCAGTACCCGGTGAACCTGATCGTCGAGGACCGACCGTGCCTCGTGGTCGGCGGGGGGACGGTGGCCGCCCGCAAGGTCGAGGGCCTGCTGGCGTGCGGCGCCCGCGTGCACGTGGTCGCGCCCGGGGTCGGCGATGACGTCCGGGCCCTCGCGCCGCCCGCCTCGTTCGAGGTGCGGCCCTATCGTCGCGGCGAGGCGGGCTCGTACCGGCTCGTCATCGCCGCCACCGATTCGCCCGAGGTCAACCGGGCCGTGTTCACCGACGGCGAGCGCGCCGGCGTGTGGGTCAACGGCGCCGACGACCCCGAGAACTGCTCGTTCACGCTTCCGTCTGTCCTGCGCCGGGGCGCGTTGCTGGTCACGGTGTCGACGAGCGGGCGCAGCCCCGCGCTGTCGTCGTGGTTGCGGGCCCGCCTCGAAGCCGAGCTCGGGCCCGAGTACGAGACGCTCCTCGAGCTGCTGGCGACCGAGCGCGATGCTCTGCGAGCGGCAGGCCGGTCCCCGGCGGCGGCCGACTGGCGGAGTGCCCTCGACTCGGGGATGCTGGACATGATCCGCGAGGGTCAGTTGGTCAAGGCAAGGGAGCGCCTGCAGGCGTGTCTGTCGTCGTCGTCGGACTGAACCACCGCACCGTGTCGCTCGACCTGCTCGAGCGCATGGCTGTGCCCGAGGGACGCCTACCCAAGGCGCTCCATGATCTGCGCGGGCGCGAGCACGTCGCCGAGGTCGTCGTGCTCTCCACGTGCCATCGCACCGAGGTGTACGTGGTGGCCGAGCGCTTCCACGGCGCGGTGCAGGACATCCGCCACTTCCTCTCGGAGCTGGCGTTCGCGCCGCCCGAGGAGTTCAGCGACCGCCTCTACACGTATTTCGACGACGCGGCGGCGGCGCACCTGTTCGCGGTCGCGGCCGGCCTCGACTCGGTGGTGCTGGGTGAGAGCGAGGTGCTCGGCCAGGTGCGTGACGCGTGGGAGCAGGCGCGCGCCGAGGGCGCGACCGGCGCGCGGCTCGACGCGCTGTTCCGGCACGCGCTCGTCACCGGCAAGCGGGCCCGCTCGGAGACCGCGATCGCGCGCGGCACCACGTCGGTCGCCCAGGCCGCGGTGGCGATGGCCAATGCGCGCCTCGGTTCGCTGTCCGGGGCCCGGGTGCTCGTCCTCGGCGCCGGCGAGATGGGCGAGAGCATGGCCGTCGCCCTGTCGGGGGCGGGAGCCGCCGACGTCCTCGTGGCCAACCGCACGTGGGACAGGGCGCTCGCGTTGGCGTCGCGCGTCGGCGGGCGAGCGGTGGAGCTCGGGGGCCTGGCCGATGCCCTCCTGGAGGTCGACGTGCTGCTCACCTCGACGGGCGCGCCGGCCGTCGTCGTCGAGCAGGCCGACCTCGCTCCGGTGATGGTGGCCCGCTCGGGTCGCCCCCTGCTGATCGTCGACGTTGCGATGCCCCGCGACATCGACCCGTCGGCAGGTGAGCTGCCCGGGGTGACCCTGCTCGACCTCAACGACCTGCGCACGTTCGCGGAGGCCGGCCTCGGCGAACGTCGACGCGAGATCCCGCAGGTCCGGGCCATCGTTGCCGAGGAGGTGGCGCGCCACGCCGAGCACGTCACCGCCCGCCGCGCGGTGCCGACCGTCATCGCGCTGCGCGAGAGGGCGGAGGCGCTGCGTCTCGCCGAGCTCGAGCACTACCGCTCGAAGCTCCACGACCTCGACCCCAGCCAGCGCGAGGCGATCGAGGCCCTCACGCGCGGCATCCTCGCCAAGCTGTTGCACGACCCGACCGTGCGACTGAAGGACGCAGCCGGCTCGGCTCGCGGCGAGCGGCTCGCGGACGCGCTGACCGAGCTGTTCGATCTCTGACGATGCTCCGAGCCGCGACGCGCGGCAGCCCACTCGCCCGTCTCCAGACCGAGCTGGTGGCGACCGAGCTCGGCGTCGACGTCGAGGCGGTCGTCGTCGAGACCACCGGCGACCGCAATGTCGACGTCGCGATCTGGGCCATGGGTGGACAGGGCGTCTTCGTCACGGAGGTGCAGGCCGCGGTCCTCGACGGTCGGGCCGACATCGCGGTGCACTCCGCGAAGGATCTGCCGTCGTCCCCCACCGACGGGCTGGTGATCGCCGCCGTGCCCGGGCGCGGAGATCCGCGGGACGCTCTCGTGGGTGCCACGCTCGAGGGCCTGCCGGTCGGTGGACGGGTCGCCACCGGCTCGGTGCGCCGACGGGCCCAGCTCGCGCACCACCGTCCGGACCTCACGTTCGCGGGCCTGCGGGGGAACATCGAGACCCGCCTGCGCAAGGCCGCCGAGTTCGACGCCGCGGTCGTGGCTGCGGTCGCGCTCCAACGGTTGGGCCGCTCCGAGGTCATCGCCGAGCTGCTCGACCCCAGCGTGGTCGTCCCTCAGGTGGGGCAGGGCGCCCTGGCGGTGGAGTGCCGGGTCGACGACACGCGCACGCGCGAGCTGCTCGATCCGATCGAGCATCGGGCCTCGCGGGTCGCGGTCGACGCCGAGCGCGCCTGGCTGCGCGAGATCGGGAGCGGTTGCGACCTCCCCGTCGGTGCGCACGCGACCGTTGCCGACGACGGGACGATCACGTTGACCGCCATGCTCGGCACGCTCGACGGCCGGGTGCTCCTGCGTACCCGGGGCCGCGGCGACGACCCGTCCGAGCTGGGATCGCGTGTCGCGCGCGAGCTGCTCGACGGCGCGGGTGGCGCGGCTCTGTTGTCCGACCTCGCGCTCGAAGCTCCGGGCCCGTGACCGTCTACCTGGTCGGTGCGGGGCCGGGCGATCCGGGTCTGGTCACCGTGCGCGGCGCCGAGGTGCTGTCGCGCGCCGACATCGTCGTCTACGACCGGCTGTCGGTGAGCTCGTTGTTGGACCTCGCGCCCGAGAGGGCCGAGCGCATCAGCGTGGGCAAGGCGCGGGGCAAGGCGACCATGCCGCAGCACGAGATCAACGCGCTGCTCGTCGAACGCGGGCGCGCCGGCGAGGAGGTGGTGCGGCTCAAGGGCGGCGACCCGTTCGTGTTCGCGCGTGGCGGTGAAGAGGCGGCCGCGCTGCTGGCGGCCGGTGTCCCGTTCGAGGTGGTTCCGGGCATCACGTCGGCGGTCGCAGTACCGGCGTTCGCGGGCGTACCGGTGACCCACCGCGGCCTGTCCACGTCGTTCACCGTGGTCACCGGGCACGAGGACCCGTGGGCGGCCAAGGACACCGACTGGGACGCGGTCGCGCGCGTCGGCGGCACGATCGTCGTCCTCATGGGTGTGGCCACGCGCGGTGCGATCGCGGCGCGCCTGATGGAAGGCGGGCTGGCGGCGGACACTCCGGTCGCGGCCGTGCGCTGGGGGACGCGGCCCGAGCAGCGCACCGTGCGCACCACCCTGCGGGGGTTGGGTGCGGCCGCGCTCGAACCACCCTCGACCATCGTGATCGGCGCGGTGGCCGGGCTCGACCTGCGTTGGTTCGAGGCCCGCCCGCTGTTCGGCCGGCGCGTCGTCGTGACGCGCGCGCGTGACCAGGCGTCTGCGCTGACGGCGCGCCTCCGCATGGCCGGCGCCGACACGCTCGAGCTGCCCGTGATCCGCGTCGTCGACCCGTCGGACGACGGCGCCGCCCTGCGCGCCACCGCCGCCCGGGTGCACGAGTACGACTGGGTCGTGTTCACGTCGGCGAACGGAGCCGAGCGGCTCTGTCGAGAGCTGCGGGACGCGCGGGCGTTCGGCACGGCACGGGTCGCGGCGATCGGGCCGGGCACCGACGCTGCGCTCCGGCAGTGGGGCGTCGTCGCCGACCTGTTGCCGGCGCGCTTCGTCGCCGAGTCGATGGTCGAGGCGTTTCCTCCCGGCACCGGACGCGTGCTCCTCCCGCGCGCCGCGGTCGCGCGCGACCTGCTGCCCGACGGGCTCCGGGCCAAGGGGTGGACGGTCGAGGTGGTCGAGGCCTACCGCACCGAGCGCCCTCCGGTGAGCGACGCGATGCGCGAGACGGCGCGTTCCGCCGACGTCGTCACGTTCACCTCGTCGTCGACCGTCACCAACTACCTCGAGGCGGTGGGGTTCGACGCGGTGCCGGGCGTGGTCGCGTGCATCGGGCCGGTCACCGCCGACACTGCACGCCGCCGGGGCTTGCACGTCGACATCGAGGCGGTCGAGCACACCGTCGACGGCCTCGTCGATGCCCTCGTGGCTCACCTTGGGCAACAGCTGCCGGACCCGTAGCATGAGGAGGGTGAGCTTCCCGGCCCGTCGTCTCCGTCGCCTCCGGCGCACGCCCGCGCTGCGGCGTCTCGTCGCGGAGGCGGCCGTCAGCGTCGACGACGTCGTCGCCCCGCTGTTCGTGCGCGAGGGCATCGACGCACCCGAGCCCATCGCGTCGATGCCGGGGGTCGTGCAGCACACGCGCGAGTCGCTGCGGAAGGAGGCGCGCGAGCTCGCCGACCTGGGGCTGCCCGCGGTGATCCTCTTCGGCATCCCGGAGCACAAGGACGCGACAGGGAGCGGGGCATACGACCCGGACGGCATCGTGCAGGTGGCGCTGCGTGACCTGCGCGACGAGGTGGGCGAGTCGCTCGTCCTCATTGCCGACCTCTGCCTCGACGAGTACACCGACCACGGGCACTGCGGGATCGTGCGCGCCGGCCCCGGGGGCGCGACGGTGGTCGACAACGACGAGACCCTCGAGCTGTATGCGCGTATCGCGCTCGCGCAGGCCGACGCAGGCGCAGACATCGTCGCCCCCAGCGGCATGATGGACGGACAGGTCGGCGCCATTCGCGACGCGCTCGACGGCACGGGTTGCGACGAGGTCGCGATCCTGGCCTACGCGGCGAAGTACGCCTCCGCGCTCTACGGACCGTTCCGCGACGCGGTCGACGTGACGATCACGGGCGGCGGTGACCGCAAGGGCTACCAACAGGACTGGCACAACCGGCGTGAGGCGCTCGCCGAGGTCGAGCTCGACGTGGCCGAAGGCGCGGACATCGTGATGGTGAAGCCGGCTCTCGCGTACCTCGACGTCATCGCGTCGGTACGTGCGCGCTTCGATCTCCCGGTGGCGGCGTACCACGTCTCGGGCGAGTACGCGATGGTGAAGGCGGCGGCCGAGCGCGGGTGGCTCGACGGCCCCGCGGTGGCACTCGAGCACCTGACCGCGGTGAAGCGGGCCGGCGCGGACATCATCCTCACCTACTTCGCGCGCGAGCTGGCCGAGGGTGGGCTTGGGTAGCAGCCGCAACGAAGAGCTGTTCGAGCGCGCCTGCGGTGTCATCCCCGGCGGGGTCAACTCGCCCGTGCGCGCCTTCGGCAACGTCGGGGGCACGCCGTACTTCGTGTCCCGCGCCCAGGGCTGTCATGTGTGGGACGTCGAGGGCCGCCGCTACACGGATTACGTGCAGTCGTGGGGCGCATCGATCCTCGGTCACGCGCATCCCGCGGTGGTCGCTGCCGTGCAGCGCGCCGCCGCCGACGGCACGTCGTATGGCGCGCCGACCGAACGCGAGGTGCTGCTGGCCGAGGCCATCCGCGCGCGCGTGCCGAGCTGCGAACGTGTGCGGCTGGTCTCGAGCGGCACGGAGGCCACCATGTCGGCTGTCCGGGTGGCGCGTGGCTTCACCGGGCGCGATCGCATCGTGAAGTTCGCAGGTTGCTACCACGGCCACGCCGACCACCTACTCGCCGCCGCCGGCAGCGGTGTCGCGACCCTGGGGTTGCCCGGGTCGGCGGGTGTCACCGCGGCGTCGGTGGCCGACACGGTCGTGGCGCCCTACAACGTCGTCCCTGCCCTCGACGCGGCGGTCGCGTGCGTGATCGTGGAGCCGGTCGCGGCCAACATGGGCCTGGTCGCGCCCGTCCCCGGGTTCCTCGAGGGCCTTCGTGCCGCGTGCGACGCGGCAGGCGCGCTGCTGATCTTCGACGAGGTCGTCACGGGCTTTCGTCTCGGCCCGGGCGGCGCGCAGGCGCACTACGGCATCACGCCCGACCTCTCGTGCTTCGGGAAGGTGATCGGCGGCGGCCTGCCCCTCGCGGCGTTCGGCGGCCGGGCCGACGTGATGGCGGTGCTCGCGCCGGACGGACCCGTGTACCAGGCCGGAACGCTCAGCGGGAACCCGCTCGCCACCGCGGCGGGCCTCGCCGTGCTCGACCTGCTCGACGAAGCGTCCTACACGATGCTCGCGGGACGCGCCGCGCAGCTGGCGTCGTGGCTGACCGACGTGATCACCGAAGCCGGGCTCTCGGTGCAGGTGCCCCGCGTCGGGCCGCTGCTCGGGCTGTTCTTCGCGGAGGACCCGCCGGAAGACTACGAATCCGCGAAGCGCGCCGACGGAAAGCTCTACGCGCGCTTCTTCCACGCGATGCTCGATCGCGGCCAGGCGCTGCCGCCGAGCCCGTTCGAGGCACTCTTCCCGAGCCTCGCCCACACCAAGGAAGAGCTCGAGTACACCGCTGACCACGCCGCCGCGGCCGCGCGTTCGATCGCCTGACTTCGCGCGCGCGCTGGGTTCAGCCGAACAGGTCGAGCACCGCGGCGAGCCCGGGCCGCACCTCGTCGCCGTCGCCGTGCTCCCTCGGGAGGGCCCGGGCGGGGCGCCCGAAGAGGATCAGGCACACGAGCGGGAGCGCGACCAGCGCCAGGCGGGGCAGCGCGCAGCGGTCGACGTACAGGCTGACGCACCAGCGCTCGTCGACCTGTTCTCCGAGCACCAGGTCCTCGCGCCAGCACACCGCGACCTTGCCCCCGCCGGTCTCGAACAGCTCGAAGGTCTCGAGCCCACCGGGCTTGGGCCGCAGCGTGGCGACCGGCGCGCTGGTGCCGTCGCGCACGAGCACCTCAGGCGCGAGGAGGGTGCCCTGCGAGAGGTACGTCGCCAGCGCCTCGCCGTCGGGCGCCCTGGCGGTGAACGACCGGTCGGCCGCGTCGTAGGTCTCCAGGCTGAAGAGCGGGTCGCCGTCGAGGTCGACGCAGCTCAGGCGGGCCCGGCCGGCCCCGGAGGCCGCAAGCACAGCCCGGCCGTCCGGCTCGTGCTCGGGCACGACGTTCGCCTCGATGCGCCCTTCGTGGCCCTGGTAGACGATCGAGCCGCCCACGGAGAGGCGGCGGAGCACGAACGTCGACGTCCGGGTGAACGGCTCCTGGTTGGCCGCCCGGAACCCGGGGACGGCCGTGGGCGCGTCCTCGGGATCGAGCTCGGCGCCGCAGGATGGGCACCGCCGCTCCGCGTTCGACCACGATTTGTGGCACCACAGACACCGCACGACACCAGACTACGGGACCGGGTCGTGTCCAGGGTCAGGCGGCGGGCGCGAGCCTGGCGATCGCGGCGACGGCCCGGTAGGCCGCCTCGGCCGGGCCCAGCTCGTCCGGCCGCAAGAGGTTCGCCATGATGCGCAGCACCCATTCCATCAGCGTGCGCGAGTGCATGCCCGTGCCCACCAGGGCGCGCATGAGCTCCGGGCGGCCGATGATGCGGACGAAGGCGCGCGCCACCTTGAAGTAGAGGCCGTAGGTCTCCTTCAGGCGGACGTCGTAGGACCGGAGCGCGAGGCCGTCGCCGGAGGCGAGCGCCGCGTGCAGCACCTCGGCCGCGAGGCGACCGGTCTCGTACGCGTAGGCGATGCCCTCCCCGTTGAACGGGTTGATGGCGCCCCCCGC
This genomic stretch from Actinomycetota bacterium harbors:
- the hemL gene encoding glutamate-1-semialdehyde-2,1-aminomutase — protein: MGSSRNEELFERACGVIPGGVNSPVRAFGNVGGTPYFVSRAQGCHVWDVEGRRYTDYVQSWGASILGHAHPAVVAAVQRAAADGTSYGAPTEREVLLAEAIRARVPSCERVRLVSSGTEATMSAVRVARGFTGRDRIVKFAGCYHGHADHLLAAAGSGVATLGLPGSAGVTAASVADTVVAPYNVVPALDAAVACVIVEPVAANMGLVAPVPGFLEGLRAACDAAGALLIFDEVVTGFRLGPGGAQAHYGITPDLSCFGKVIGGGLPLAAFGGRADVMAVLAPDGPVYQAGTLSGNPLATAAGLAVLDLLDEASYTMLAGRAAQLASWLTDVITEAGLSVQVPRVGPLLGLFFAEDPPEDYESAKRADGKLYARFFHAMLDRGQALPPSPFEALFPSLAHTKEELEYTADHAAAAARSIA
- the hemB gene encoding porphobilinogen synthase, which gives rise to MRRVSFPARRLRRLRRTPALRRLVAEAAVSVDDVVAPLFVREGIDAPEPIASMPGVVQHTRESLRKEARELADLGLPAVILFGIPEHKDATGSGAYDPDGIVQVALRDLRDEVGESLVLIADLCLDEYTDHGHCGIVRAGPGGATVVDNDETLELYARIALAQADAGADIVAPSGMMDGQVGAIRDALDGTGCDEVAILAYAAKYASALYGPFRDAVDVTITGGGDRKGYQQDWHNRREALAEVELDVAEGADIVMVKPALAYLDVIASVRARFDLPVAAYHVSGEYAMVKAAAERGWLDGPAVALEHLTAVKRAGADIILTYFARELAEGGLG
- a CDS encoding redox-sensing transcriptional repressor Rex — its product is MVSRRSRRIPEATVARLPVYLRSLVEVAETNTVTISSERLAEMAGVNAAKVRKDLSYLGSYGTRGVGYDVEYLLFQISRELGLTQDWPVVIVGIGNLGHALANYKGFSARGFRVVALVDADKGKVGEQVGGIAVRHLDDLPAIAAAEGVAIGIVATPASAAQDVADRLVAAGVTSILNFAPSVISVPRGVSLRKVDLSIELQILSFYQQRRAGLPTLPDPAEAAGVV
- the cobA gene encoding uroporphyrinogen-III C-methyltransferase, translated to MTVYLVGAGPGDPGLVTVRGAEVLSRADIVVYDRLSVSSLLDLAPERAERISVGKARGKATMPQHEINALLVERGRAGEEVVRLKGGDPFVFARGGEEAAALLAAGVPFEVVPGITSAVAVPAFAGVPVTHRGLSTSFTVVTGHEDPWAAKDTDWDAVARVGGTIVVLMGVATRGAIAARLMEGGLAADTPVAAVRWGTRPEQRTVRTTLRGLGAAALEPPSTIVIGAVAGLDLRWFEARPLFGRRVVVTRARDQASALTARLRMAGADTLELPVIRVVDPSDDGAALRATAARVHEYDWVVFTSANGAERLCRELRDARAFGTARVAAIGPGTDAALRQWGVVADLLPARFVAESMVEAFPPGTGRVLLPRAAVARDLLPDGLRAKGWTVEVVEAYRTERPPVSDAMRETARSADVVTFTSSSTVTNYLEAVGFDAVPGVVACIGPVTADTARRRGLHVDIEAVEHTVDGLVDALVAHLGQQLPDP
- a CDS encoding long-chain fatty acid--CoA ligase, whose product is MPRPARGGPLARRPRPGLLRSLSVSAGGPDGLRNRRTWSEGRPVPGVCCTRGVNLATIIDPHPDDAVALFDRSHTTTYGELRRQTGELRAGLVRLGVEPDDRVALLAPNNWFYVVSYLAALGAGAAVVPLNPASTTAEIQRQLAATGARVAVVGPSGREAFAGVDRAAAGLEHVLAPEGTRIDGALTLQDYFDVPGEGASPDAVDRAPDDIAALLFTAGTAGTPKAAVLTHGNLLANLDQVMRHPGLADRPDDVVLGVLPLFHIFGLNVVLGLALHGGGAVALVERFDPLSCVETIRAHGVTVVAGAPPMFEAWSTARGIDADAFRTVRMAVSGGAPLPVSVSEAFEARFGIPVWEGYGLTEAAPIVTTSLVGGEPRKGSIGVPLAGVEVRLVDFEGEDALEGDSGEIWVRGPNVFPGYWHDEEATAAALTSDGWLRTGDIAVVDDDGYLFIVDRAKDLIIVSGFNVFPTEVEEALLEHPGIAAAAVVGVEHPHSGETVTAFVVAEPGRHLEEDEVIEFTAERLARYKCPTKVTFVESLPQGLVGKVLRRALRTGARQ
- a CDS encoding bifunctional precorrin-2 dehydrogenase/sirohydrochlorin ferrochelatase; its protein translation is MSGITRPQYPVNLIVEDRPCLVVGGGTVAARKVEGLLACGARVHVVAPGVGDDVRALAPPASFEVRPYRRGEAGSYRLVIAATDSPEVNRAVFTDGERAGVWVNGADDPENCSFTLPSVLRRGALLVTVSTSGRSPALSSWLRARLEAELGPEYETLLELLATERDALRAAGRSPAAADWRSALDSGMLDMIREGQLVKARERLQACLSSSSD
- the hemC gene encoding hydroxymethylbilane synthase; this encodes MLRAATRGSPLARLQTELVATELGVDVEAVVVETTGDRNVDVAIWAMGGQGVFVTEVQAAVLDGRADIAVHSAKDLPSSPTDGLVIAAVPGRGDPRDALVGATLEGLPVGGRVATGSVRRRAQLAHHRPDLTFAGLRGNIETRLRKAAEFDAAVVAAVALQRLGRSEVIAELLDPSVVVPQVGQGALAVECRVDDTRTRELLDPIEHRASRVAVDAERAWLREIGSGCDLPVGAHATVADDGTITLTAMLGTLDGRVLLRTRGRGDDPSELGSRVARELLDGAGGAALLSDLALEAPGP
- a CDS encoding glutamyl-tRNA reductase, which translates into the protein MVAGPPRSRARARVRDAPRAAGDRARCSASGRPVPGGGRLAECPRLGDAGHDPRGSVGQGKGAPAGVSVVVVGLNHRTVSLDLLERMAVPEGRLPKALHDLRGREHVAEVVVLSTCHRTEVYVVAERFHGAVQDIRHFLSELAFAPPEEFSDRLYTYFDDAAAAHLFAVAAGLDSVVLGESEVLGQVRDAWEQARAEGATGARLDALFRHALVTGKRARSETAIARGTTSVAQAAVAMANARLGSLSGARVLVLGAGEMGESMAVALSGAGAADVLVANRTWDRALALASRVGGRAVELGGLADALLEVDVLLTSTGAPAVVVEQADLAPVMVARSGRPLLIVDVAMPRDIDPSAGELPGVTLLDLNDLRTFAEAGLGERRREIPQVRAIVAEEVARHAEHVTARRAVPTVIALRERAEALRLAELEHYRSKLHDLDPSQREAIEALTRGILAKLLHDPTVRLKDAAGSARGERLADALTELFDL